A genomic segment from Syntrophotalea acetylenivorans encodes:
- a CDS encoding NfeD family protein yields MEFSMQWWHWLALGLLLVGAELIVPSFTIFWFGLGAGFTGLLLLLFPGLSLTAQLALFALFSAGSTIFWFRVLKPRMADRSTAGMAREAIIGELALVIKGSASPRDKGRVRFTVPLLGSEEWPCICSESLQAGDEVRVTGIEGHVLTVEKR; encoded by the coding sequence ATGGAATTTTCTATGCAGTGGTGGCATTGGCTGGCCCTCGGCTTGTTGTTGGTCGGGGCCGAATTGATCGTGCCTTCATTTACCATTTTTTGGTTCGGGCTCGGTGCAGGATTTACCGGTCTGTTGTTGTTGCTCTTTCCGGGCCTGTCCCTGACCGCTCAATTGGCTTTATTTGCCCTTTTCTCGGCGGGCTCTACGATCTTCTGGTTTCGGGTTTTGAAGCCGCGCATGGCTGATCGCAGTACCGCCGGTATGGCTCGCGAGGCGATCATTGGTGAACTGGCCCTGGTCATCAAAGGTTCGGCCAGCCCTCGGGACAAGGGGAGGGTGCGTTTTACGGTGCCTCTGTTGGGCAGCGAGGAATGGCCTTGCATCTGCTCCGAATCGCTGCAGGCGGGGGATGAGGTAAGAGTTACCGGCATTGAAGGTCATGTGCTGACAGTAGAAAAACGTTGA
- a CDS encoding DNA translocase FtsK: MTDQAQPLMREHLKKEILGVFWLAVGFYLLLALLSFSNADPSFNNNLHPDTISNFGGTVGAHLADLMYQVFGLPSLLFPGGCFLLAWRLLKFRDLRLRWYRGCAFFGLVLSLAGLLALRFRALSLFGEQIKEAGGAIGRLLASQLSGLLNVTGAAIFLTVCLLVALMLAARFSMMLFLEGLLSRLGGYLDRRRELRKVRRAEKRSAAQQRTEAGPIIAPTAVPKVPSKAKKGKKKAKEEAQRQQESFDFLEPSGTYHIPSLSLLDHEDEGPAPVDREALMMNARILEKKLADFGVVGEVTEVKPGPVVTMYEFSPAPGVKVNKIAGLSDDLAMALQAIAIRIVAPIPGRGVVGIEIPNHERQTVYLKEILASDEFQRSGSRLPMALGQDIFGRTVVSDLAKMPHLLVAGSTGSGKSVSINTMILSLLYRAAPEDVRIILIDPKMLELSIYEGIPHLLLPVVTNPKKAALALNWAVREMERRYRLMADKGVRNVDGYNKKLRKELQEEEELRAKGQMIVEAVEEVDEELPPVEVDPEEELEHGHLPRIVVIVDELADLMLVAGRELEESIARLAQMARAAGIHLILATQRPSVDVITGLIKANFPTRISFKVFSRVDSRTILDTMGAETLLGMGDMLFLPPGTGALQRVHGAFVSELEVKRVVDFLEKQGTPEYDESILTAPPSSDGGGDGDGDDEYDEKWDEALALVAETRQASISMLQRRLRVGYNRAARMVEKMEQEGIIGPSDGTSRPREVFINRQEP; this comes from the coding sequence AGTAACTTCGGTGGCACGGTCGGCGCTCATCTGGCCGACCTCATGTACCAGGTCTTCGGTTTACCGTCGCTGCTGTTTCCCGGCGGCTGTTTTCTCCTGGCCTGGCGGCTGCTCAAGTTTCGTGATTTGCGTTTGCGTTGGTATCGGGGCTGTGCTTTTTTCGGCCTGGTGCTGTCCCTTGCCGGATTGCTGGCCCTGCGCTTTCGGGCCCTGAGCCTGTTCGGCGAACAAATCAAAGAGGCTGGGGGGGCGATTGGACGTCTATTGGCTTCTCAGCTGAGCGGGTTGTTGAATGTGACCGGTGCGGCGATCTTCCTCACGGTCTGTCTGCTTGTAGCGCTGATGCTGGCGGCCCGCTTTTCCATGATGCTTTTTCTTGAAGGCCTGTTGAGCCGTTTGGGTGGTTATCTCGACCGCCGCCGTGAGTTGCGGAAGGTCCGTCGTGCCGAAAAACGCAGCGCTGCTCAGCAACGAACTGAGGCCGGTCCGATTATCGCCCCCACGGCGGTGCCGAAGGTGCCAAGCAAGGCCAAAAAAGGCAAAAAAAAGGCTAAGGAAGAAGCTCAGCGCCAACAGGAATCCTTCGACTTTTTGGAGCCAAGCGGTACCTATCACATTCCCTCTTTGTCTTTGCTCGATCACGAAGATGAGGGGCCGGCCCCCGTCGATCGCGAGGCGTTGATGATGAACGCCCGAATTCTGGAGAAGAAGCTTGCCGATTTTGGCGTGGTGGGCGAGGTGACCGAGGTTAAACCGGGTCCGGTTGTGACCATGTACGAATTCTCGCCGGCGCCGGGGGTGAAGGTCAATAAGATCGCCGGCCTCTCCGATGACCTGGCGATGGCCCTGCAGGCCATCGCTATCCGTATCGTGGCACCTATTCCCGGTCGTGGGGTGGTCGGTATCGAAATCCCCAATCATGAACGGCAGACCGTTTACCTGAAAGAAATTCTGGCGTCCGACGAATTCCAGCGCTCCGGTAGCCGGCTCCCCATGGCCCTGGGGCAGGATATCTTCGGCCGCACGGTGGTCTCCGATCTGGCCAAGATGCCTCACTTGCTGGTGGCCGGTTCCACCGGCAGCGGTAAGTCGGTGTCCATCAATACCATGATCCTGTCTCTTCTCTACAGGGCGGCTCCCGAGGATGTGCGTATCATTCTCATCGATCCGAAGATGCTTGAATTGTCCATTTATGAGGGGATCCCCCACCTGCTGTTGCCGGTCGTAACCAACCCCAAAAAGGCGGCTCTGGCCCTGAATTGGGCGGTCCGGGAGATGGAGCGGCGTTATCGACTGATGGCCGACAAGGGTGTGCGAAACGTCGACGGCTACAATAAAAAACTGCGTAAGGAACTGCAGGAGGAAGAGGAGCTGCGCGCCAAGGGGCAGATGATCGTCGAGGCGGTGGAAGAGGTCGACGAGGAATTGCCGCCGGTGGAGGTCGACCCCGAGGAAGAGCTGGAACACGGTCATTTGCCGCGCATCGTGGTTATTGTCGATGAGCTGGCCGACCTGATGCTGGTCGCCGGCCGCGAACTTGAAGAATCCATCGCCCGCCTGGCCCAGATGGCAAGGGCCGCCGGAATTCATTTGATACTGGCTACCCAACGGCCGAGCGTGGATGTTATCACCGGTTTGATCAAGGCCAATTTCCCGACCCGTATTTCCTTTAAGGTTTTTTCCCGCGTCGATTCCCGCACCATTCTTGACACCATGGGCGCGGAAACCTTGCTGGGCATGGGGGATATGCTCTTTTTGCCTCCGGGGACCGGCGCGCTGCAGAGGGTTCACGGCGCCTTTGTTTCCGAGCTGGAGGTGAAAAGGGTCGTTGATTTCCTGGAAAAGCAAGGGACCCCCGAATACGATGAGTCGATCCTTACTGCCCCGCCATCAAGCGACGGAGGGGGCGACGGGGACGGGGACGATGAATACGACGAGAAGTGGGATGAGGCCTTGGCCCTGGTAGCAGAAACCCGTCAGGCCTCCATCTCCATGTTGCAGCGGCGTTTGCGAGTCGGTTACAACCGGGCCGCACGCATGGTTGAAAAGATGGAGCAGGAAGGGATCATCGGTCCCTCGGACGGTACCAGTCGTCCAAGAGAGGTGTTTATCAATCGCCAGGAGCCGTAA